One region of Oryzias latipes chromosome 6, ASM223467v1 genomic DNA includes:
- the hsp90b1 gene encoding endoplasmin, translated as MKRLWVVGLLCALLAFAAVRAEDDEVDVDATVEEELGKSRDGSRTDDEVVQREEEAIQLDGLNAAQIKELREKSEKHMFQAEVNRMMKLIINSLYKNKEIFLRELISNASDALDKIRLLSLTHEDALAANEELTIKIKSDKEKNMLHITDTGIGMTKEELIKNLGTIAKSGTSEFLNKMSEMQSEGQSTSELIGQFGVGFYSAFLVADKVIVSSKHNNDTQHIWESDSNQFSVIEDPRGDTLGRGTTITLVLKEEASDFLELETIKNLVRKYSQFINFPIYVWASKTETVEEPIEEDAETEEPEKEASEDEVEVEEEEGEDKDKPKTKKVEKTVWDWELMNDIKPIWQRPSKEVEEDEYKAFYKTFSKDSEDPLTHIHFTAEGEVTFKSILFVPSAAPRGLFDEYGSKKNDFVKLFVRRVFITDDFNDMMPKYLNFVKGVVDSDDLPLNVSRETLQQHKLLKVIRKKLVRKTLDMIKKIAEEQYNEKFWKEFGTNIKLGVIEDHSNRTRLAKLLRFQTSNSETGLASLEQYVERMKEKQDKIYFMAGTSRKEAESSPFVEKLLKKGYEVIYLTEPVDEYCIQALPEFDGKRFQNVAKEGVKFEESEKAKEKREALEKEFEPLMTWLKDKALKDKIEKAVLSQRLTDSPCALVASQYGWSGNMERIMKAQAYQTGKDISTSYYASQKKTLEINPKHPLIKQMLGRVNDDAEDQTASDLAVVLFETATLRSGYQLADTKAYGDRIERMLRLSMNVPLDEQVEEEPEEEPEEQAEDDSEAKEEVVDDDDEDETTEKDEL; from the exons ATGAAACGGCTGTGGGTGGTCGGGCTTCTTTGTGCACTTCTAGCATTTG CTGCTGTGAGAGCTGAAGATGATGAGGTCGACGTCGACGCAACGGTGGAGGAAGAGTTGGGAAAAAGCCGGGATGGTTCCAGAACAGATGATGaggtggtgcagag gGAGGAAGAGGCTATCCAGCTAGATGGCTTGAATGCAGCTCAAATTAAAGAATTAAGAGAGAAATCGGAAAAACACATGTTTCAAGCTGAAGTCAACCGTATGATGAAGCTCATCATCAACTCTctctacaaaaacaaagag ATCTTCCTCAGGGAGCTGATTTCTAACGCCTCAGATGCTCTGGACAAGATCCGCTTGCTGTCTCTGACTCATGAGGATGCTTTGGCTGCCAATGAAGAACTGACCATAAAGATTAAA TCTGATAAAGAGAAGAACATGCTCCACATCACTGACACCGGTATTGGAATGACTAAAGAGGAGCTGATTAAAAACTTGGGTACCATTGCAAAGTCCGGCACCAGCGAGTTCCTCAACAAAATGTCGGAGATGCAGTCTGAGGGCCAGTCTACCTCAGAGCTGATCGGACAGTTCGGTGTGGGATTCTACTCTGCTTTCCTCGTCGCCGACAAGGTCATCGTATCGTCCAAGCACAACAACGACACTCAGCACATCTGGGAGTCGGACTCCAATCAGTTCTCGGTGATTGAAGACCCCAGAGGGGACACACTGGGAAGAGGAACCACCATAAC GCTCGTTCTGAAGGAGGAAGCCTCAGACTTCTTGGAGCTGGAAACCATCAAGAACCTCGTCAGGAAATATTCTCAGTTCATCAACTTCCCCATCTACGTCTGGGCTAGCAAG acTGAGACAGTTGAAGAGCCTATTGAGGAGGATGCTGAGACAGAAGAACCAGAGAAAGAGGCTTCTGAAGATGAGGTTGAAgtcgaggaagaggagggagaggacAAAGATAAGCCAAAGACGAAgaag GTTGAAAAGACCGTATGGGACTGGGAACTGATGAACGACATCAAGCCCATCTGGCAGAGACCGTctaaggaggtggaggaagatgAATACAAGGCTTTCTACAAAACCTTCTCTAAG GACAGTGAGGATCCTCTGACTCACATCCACTTCACGGCTGAGGGGGAGGTCACCTTCAAGTCCATCCTTTTTGTGCCCAGTGCTGCTCCTCGTGGCCTCTTTGATGAATATGGCTCCAAGAAGAACGACTTTGTCaag CTGTTTGTCAGGAGAGTTTTCATCACAGATGACTTCAATGATATGATGCCCAAGTACCTCAACTTTGTCAAGGGAGTG GTGGACTCTGATGATCTTCCTCTGAATGTGTCCAGAGAAACGCTGCAGCAGCACAAACTGCTCAAG GTCATTCGCAAGAAGCTGGTCCGTAAGACTTTGGACATGATCAAGAAGATTGCTGAGGAGCAGTACAACGAGAAGTTCTGGAAGGAGTTTGGAACAAACATCAAGCTGGGTGTTATTGAAGATCACTCCAACAGGACCCGTCTGGCCAAGCTGCTTCGCTTCCAGACCTCCAACAGCGAAACAGGCTTGGCCAGCCTGGAGCAGTATGTGGAGCGCATGAAGGAGAAGCAGGACAAGATCTACTTCATGGCAGGAACCAGCAGGAAGGAG GCGGAGTCTTCTCCGTTtgttgaaaagctgctgaagaaGGGCTACGAGGTGATCTACCTGACCGAGCCTGTGGATGAGTACTGCATCCAGGCTCTGCCCGAGTTTGACGGCAAGCGCTTCCAGAATGTGGCCAAGGAGGGCGTCAAGTTTGAAGAGAGCGAAAAGGCCAAAGAGAAGAGGGAGGCCCTGGAAAAGGAGTTTGAGCCTCTCATGACTTGGCTGAAGGACAAAGCCCTGAAGGACAAG ATTGAGAAGGCGGTCCTCTCTCAGAGGCTGACTGACTCCCCGTGCGCCCTGGTGGCCAGTCAGTATGGCTGGTCAGGAAACATGGAGAGAATCATGAAGGCTCAAGCTTACCAGACAGGAAAAGATATTTCTACAAG TTACTACGCCAGCCAGAAGAAAACATTGGAAATCAATCCCAAACATCCTCTCATCAAACAGATGCTCGGCAGAGTAAAT GATGATGCAGAAGACCAGACCGCTTCAGATCTGGCCGTAGTCTTGTTTGAGACGGCCACACTGCGCTCCGGCTACCAGCTGGCCGACACAAAGGCTTACGGAGACAGGATAGAGCGCATGCTCAGACTCAGCATGAATGTACCTCTGGATGAGCAG GTGGAAGAAGAACCAGAGGAGGAACCAGAGGAACAAGCAGAAGACGACTCTGAAGCCAAAGAGGAAGTtgtagatgatgatgatgaagatgaaacg ACAGAGAAGGATGAACTGTGA
- the LOC101155847 gene encoding 5'-nucleotidase domain-containing protein 3, with the protein MAPMPLPLSSLLKYTECFQRARGVCNVFRDLPHGSSWLRPWRRNFSRAISRGVGQPWSQHQPRAPNCAASVCSNYSSGEGVTERLWSVYNETKRQTQGISTHEVDPDTIFANNEMSLRDIEIYGFDYDYTLAFYSSHLHTLIFNIARDLLISNHRYPEGLRKYEYIPDFAVRGLHYDVQKALLMKIDAFHYIQLGTVYRGLHPVPDEEVIAMYEGCHVPLEIMSDFYGKSSHDHTMKQFMDIFSLPEMTLLLCVNDYFMKHNIDYEPVHLYKDVKETIRDVHVKGIMYRAVEADIDKYICYGEQSHAVLKKLSAHGKKMFLITNSPFDFVDRGMSYIVGKDWRDLFDVVIVQADKPGFFNDRRKPFRRVTDKGALLWDRIHRLEKGQIYKQGNLYEFLRLTGWRGSKVLYFGDHIYSDLADLTLKHGWRTGAIIPELRKEIKIMNTPEFVHMMSWLQALTGLIEQMQVHWDPASQAVVEEWIKERDAMRSQTKDIFNAQFGSLFRAYHNPTYFSRRLSRFADIYMASISCLLNYDLRHIFFPRRTPLQHESPYWLEYNPSGCSASSPAPKDQSRV; encoded by the exons ATGGCGCCCATGCCGCTGCCTCTTTCGTCTCTTCTGAAGTACACGGAGTGTTTCCAGAGGGCGCGTGGCGTCTGTAATGTCTTTCGGGATTTGCCCCACGGATCGTCCTGGCTTCGCCCGTGGAGGAGGAATTTTTCCAGGGCGATATCTCGTGGAGTCGGTCAGCCGTGGTCCCAACATCAGCCCCGCGCCCCTAACTGCGCAGCATCTGTTTGCAGCAACTACTCGAGCGGCGAGGGCGTCACAGAGAGACTGTGGTCTGTTTACAATGAGACCAAGAGGCAAACACAGG GTATTTCCACTCATGAAGTCGACCCAGACACCATTTTTGCAAACAATGAGATGAGCCTACGAGACATAGAGATCTATGGCTTTGATTATGACTACACCCTGGCCTTCTACTCCAGTCATCTGCACACGCTGATCTTCAACATAGCGCGGGACCTCCTCATCAGTAACCACCGG TATCCAGAGGGCCTGCGGAAGTACGAGTATATTCCCGATTTTGCTGTCAGGGGACTTCACTACGATGTCCAGAAG GCACTCCTGATGAAGATTGATGCTTTTCATTATATCCAGTTGGGAACTGTGTACAG AGGTCTTCATCCAGTTCCTGATGAAGAAGTCATTGCCATGTATGAAGGCTGTCACGTACCCCTAGAGATTATGAGTGACTTCTATGGCAAG AGTTCACACGACCACACCATGAAGCAGTTCATGGATATTTTCTCTCTGCCTGAGATGACTCTCCTGTTGTGTGTGAATGACTACTTCATGAAGCACAACATCGACTATGAGCCCGTCCACCTCTACAAAGACGTGAAG gAAACCATTAGAGATGTCCACGTGAAGGGGATCATGTATCGAGCAGTGGAGGCAGATATTG ATAAGTACATTTGCTACGGGGAGCAAAGCCACGCTGTCCTGAAGAAGCTGTCAGCGCACGGAAAAAAGATGTTCCTCATCACCAACAGCCCCTTTGACTTTGT GGACCGTGGAATGAGCTATATTGTTGGAAAAGATTGGAGGGATCTGTTCGATGTTGTAATAGTTCAAGCTGACAAACCTGGTTTCTTCAACGACAGGAGAAA ACCTTTCAGGCGTGTGACAGACAAAGGTGCACTGCTGTGGGACAGAATCCACCGGCTGGAAAAAGGGCAAATCTACAAGCAG GGAAACCTCTACGAGTTCCTCAGACTGACGGGTTGGAGGGGATCTAAAGTACTGTACTTTGGAGATCACATCTACAGTGACTTGGCA GATCTAACCCTTAAACACGGATGGAGGACAGGAGCCATCATCCCTGAGCTGCGGAAGGAGATCAAGATCATGAACACACCAGAGTTTGTGCACATGATGTCCTGGTTACAGGCCCTAACTGGACTTATCGAGCAGATGCAG GTGCACTGGGATCCAGCATCTCAAGCTGTAGTTGAAGAGTGGATCAAAGAAAGAGATGCAATGAG GTCACAAACGAAGGACATCTTTAATGCACAGTTTGGGAGCCTCTTTCGTGCGTACCACAATCCCACCTACTTCTCTCGCCGACTGTCACGCTTCGCTGACATCTACATGGCCTCCATTAGTTGCCTGCTTAACTATGACCTCCGGCACATCTTTTTCCCTCGCCGCACTCCTCTGCAGCACGAATCCCCATACTGGCTAGAATACAATCCCTCCGGTTGCTCGGCCTCGTCTCCAGCCCCTAAGGACCAAAGCAGAGTCTAA